In the Hordeum vulgare subsp. vulgare chromosome 7H, MorexV3_pseudomolecules_assembly, whole genome shotgun sequence genome, one interval contains:
- the LOC123411123 gene encoding uncharacterized protein LOC123411123 isoform X2, which yields METPKAGHSSSRLHHRHTRSVASTHGNLSDITPRFSYNKPTSNQDNIPHRRYSLNLAEQFQDHPMITTAEQNEKAMSKPIAELVWEIAALEEEVVRRELHLLSLYRATFDQYLGISPRVSGQVGQGTHRQGSRKKADEGALRLRDIKESASYNLPTVSDCRHGLPRSTSGHSSLANFLSASIAEYVPRIACKLSEDILRCISAVYCKLASSPSQDVDSETLSTPSFSSASSTFSLKHRVDSWSPRLSCNVDASSDKYGTLNDNNDQYSGMIIFPRINIDADKFDYASKMLETIRALIKRLEKIDPTKMAHEEQLCFWINIHNALVMHAFMAYGLQDKRMKSSDMILKAAYDVGGHSVNSQIIQNSILGCQSHRPSLWVRTLFTPTKKSASGSSTHPYALRQPEPLAHFSLSTGTFSDPPVRLYRAKKLHHQLDQAKTEFIRANVMVRKQIIFLPKILHYYAKEATLELPGLIEMVCKSMPEAQQKEINKCLRRRIDKCVEWLPYKSSFRYTVHRNLAE from the exons ATGGAGACGCCAAAGGCTGGCCACTCGTCTTCTCGCCTACACCACCGGCACACCCGAAG TGTTGCAAGCACACATGGAAATCTATCGGACATAACCCCGCGATTTTCGTATAACAAACCT ACAAGCAATCAGGATAATATTCCCCATAGGAGATACTCACTTAACCTAGCAGAGCAGTTTCAAGACCACCCCATGATTACTACAGCAGAACAAAATGAAAAGGCTATGTCGAAG CCTATTGCAGAATTGGTTTGGGAGATAGCGGCCCTTGAGGAGGAAGTCGTACGAAGGGAACTGCATTTGCTTTCGCTCTACAGGGCGACGTTTGATCAATACCTGGGTATCTCCCCTCGTGTTTCTGGTCAG GTGGGTCAAGGAACGCACCGTCAAGGCAGCAGAAAGAAAGCTGATGAAGGTGCTCTGCGGTTGAGAGACATCAAGGAGTCAGCCTCCTACAACCTGCCAACAGTTTCAGATTGTAGACAT GGACTGCCAAGATCAACTTCAGGCCATTCTAGTCTTGCAAATTTCTTGAGTGCTTCCATTGCTGAATATGTGCCCAGGATTGCATGCAAGCTTTCGGAGGACATTCTAAGATGCATTTCCGCGGTTTACTGCAAACTTGCGAGCAGCCCATCACAGGATGTTGATTCCGAGACTTTGTCAACTCCTTCCTTCTCTTCCGCATCGAGTACCTTTTCTCTAAAGCACCGTGTCGATAGTTGGAGCCCCCGACTCAGCTGCAACGTTGACGCAAGCTCTGACAAATATGGTACATTGAATGATAATAATGACCAGTACAGTGGGATGATAATTTTTCCAAGGATAAATATTGATGCAGACAAGTTCGATTATGCCTCTAAAATGCTTGAAACAATCAG AGCATTGATAAAGCGACTTGAGAAAATCGACCCTACAAAGATGGCACATGAGGAGCAGCTCTGTTTTTGGATCAACATCCACAACGCTTTAGTGATGCAT GCTTTTATGGCTTACGGACTTCAGGACAAACGCATGAAAAGCTCAGACATGATTCTGAAG GCTGCATATGACGTGGGCGGGCATTCAGTAAACTCACAAATTATTCAGAACTCAATTCTTGGATGTCAATCCCATCGTCCATCCCTG TGGGTTCGCACGCTATTTACTCCCACGAAGAAATCAGCATCAGGAAGCTCCACACATCCATATGCTCTGCGTCAGCCAGAGCCGCTTGCTCACTTTAGTCTTTCCACTGGAACATTTTCAGATCCACCT GTAAGGTTGTACAGAGCCAAGAAACTGCATCATCAACTGGATCAAGCCAAGACTGAGTTTATTAGAGCTAATGTCATGGTCAGGAAGCAGATCATCTTTCTTCCCAAAATCCTCCACTACTATGCCAAAGAAGCAACACTGGAGTTGCCTGGTCTGATTGAGATGGTATGCAAGAGCATGCCTGAAGCccagcaaaaagaaataaataaatgtCTTAGGAGGAGAATAGATAAGTGTGTTGAATGGTTGCCCTATAAGTCTTCTTTCAGATACACCGTACACAGGAACTTGGCTGAGTAG
- the LOC123411123 gene encoding uncharacterized protein LOC123411123 isoform X1, with the protein METPKAGHSSSRLHHRHTRSVASTHGNLSDITPRFSYNKPTSNQDNIPHRRYSLNLAEQFQDHPMITTAEQNEKAMSKPIAELVWEIAALEEEVVRRELHLLSLYRATFDQYLGISPRVSGQVGQGTHRQGSRKKADEGALRLRDIKESASYNLPTVSDCRHYSQGLPRSTSGHSSLANFLSASIAEYVPRIACKLSEDILRCISAVYCKLASSPSQDVDSETLSTPSFSSASSTFSLKHRVDSWSPRLSCNVDASSDKYGTLNDNNDQYSGMIIFPRINIDADKFDYASKMLETIRALIKRLEKIDPTKMAHEEQLCFWINIHNALVMHAFMAYGLQDKRMKSSDMILKAAYDVGGHSVNSQIIQNSILGCQSHRPSLWVRTLFTPTKKSASGSSTHPYALRQPEPLAHFSLSTGTFSDPPVRLYRAKKLHHQLDQAKTEFIRANVMVRKQIIFLPKILHYYAKEATLELPGLIEMVCKSMPEAQQKEINKCLRRRIDKCVEWLPYKSSFRYTVHRNLAE; encoded by the exons ATGGAGACGCCAAAGGCTGGCCACTCGTCTTCTCGCCTACACCACCGGCACACCCGAAG TGTTGCAAGCACACATGGAAATCTATCGGACATAACCCCGCGATTTTCGTATAACAAACCT ACAAGCAATCAGGATAATATTCCCCATAGGAGATACTCACTTAACCTAGCAGAGCAGTTTCAAGACCACCCCATGATTACTACAGCAGAACAAAATGAAAAGGCTATGTCGAAG CCTATTGCAGAATTGGTTTGGGAGATAGCGGCCCTTGAGGAGGAAGTCGTACGAAGGGAACTGCATTTGCTTTCGCTCTACAGGGCGACGTTTGATCAATACCTGGGTATCTCCCCTCGTGTTTCTGGTCAG GTGGGTCAAGGAACGCACCGTCAAGGCAGCAGAAAGAAAGCTGATGAAGGTGCTCTGCGGTTGAGAGACATCAAGGAGTCAGCCTCCTACAACCTGCCAACAGTTTCAGATTGTAGACAT TATTCACAGGGACTGCCAAGATCAACTTCAGGCCATTCTAGTCTTGCAAATTTCTTGAGTGCTTCCATTGCTGAATATGTGCCCAGGATTGCATGCAAGCTTTCGGAGGACATTCTAAGATGCATTTCCGCGGTTTACTGCAAACTTGCGAGCAGCCCATCACAGGATGTTGATTCCGAGACTTTGTCAACTCCTTCCTTCTCTTCCGCATCGAGTACCTTTTCTCTAAAGCACCGTGTCGATAGTTGGAGCCCCCGACTCAGCTGCAACGTTGACGCAAGCTCTGACAAATATGGTACATTGAATGATAATAATGACCAGTACAGTGGGATGATAATTTTTCCAAGGATAAATATTGATGCAGACAAGTTCGATTATGCCTCTAAAATGCTTGAAACAATCAG AGCATTGATAAAGCGACTTGAGAAAATCGACCCTACAAAGATGGCACATGAGGAGCAGCTCTGTTTTTGGATCAACATCCACAACGCTTTAGTGATGCAT GCTTTTATGGCTTACGGACTTCAGGACAAACGCATGAAAAGCTCAGACATGATTCTGAAG GCTGCATATGACGTGGGCGGGCATTCAGTAAACTCACAAATTATTCAGAACTCAATTCTTGGATGTCAATCCCATCGTCCATCCCTG TGGGTTCGCACGCTATTTACTCCCACGAAGAAATCAGCATCAGGAAGCTCCACACATCCATATGCTCTGCGTCAGCCAGAGCCGCTTGCTCACTTTAGTCTTTCCACTGGAACATTTTCAGATCCACCT GTAAGGTTGTACAGAGCCAAGAAACTGCATCATCAACTGGATCAAGCCAAGACTGAGTTTATTAGAGCTAATGTCATGGTCAGGAAGCAGATCATCTTTCTTCCCAAAATCCTCCACTACTATGCCAAAGAAGCAACACTGGAGTTGCCTGGTCTGATTGAGATGGTATGCAAGAGCATGCCTGAAGCccagcaaaaagaaataaataaatgtCTTAGGAGGAGAATAGATAAGTGTGTTGAATGGTTGCCCTATAAGTCTTCTTTCAGATACACCGTACACAGGAACTTGGCTGAGTAG
- the LOC123411123 gene encoding uncharacterized protein LOC123411123 isoform X3, translating into MITTAEQNEKAMSKPIAELVWEIAALEEEVVRRELHLLSLYRATFDQYLGISPRVSGQVGQGTHRQGSRKKADEGALRLRDIKESASYNLPTVSDCRHYSQGLPRSTSGHSSLANFLSASIAEYVPRIACKLSEDILRCISAVYCKLASSPSQDVDSETLSTPSFSSASSTFSLKHRVDSWSPRLSCNVDASSDKYGTLNDNNDQYSGMIIFPRINIDADKFDYASKMLETIRALIKRLEKIDPTKMAHEEQLCFWINIHNALVMHAFMAYGLQDKRMKSSDMILKAAYDVGGHSVNSQIIQNSILGCQSHRPSLWVRTLFTPTKKSASGSSTHPYALRQPEPLAHFSLSTGTFSDPPVRLYRAKKLHHQLDQAKTEFIRANVMVRKQIIFLPKILHYYAKEATLELPGLIEMVCKSMPEAQQKEINKCLRRRIDKCVEWLPYKSSFRYTVHRNLAE; encoded by the exons ATGATTACTACAGCAGAACAAAATGAAAAGGCTATGTCGAAG CCTATTGCAGAATTGGTTTGGGAGATAGCGGCCCTTGAGGAGGAAGTCGTACGAAGGGAACTGCATTTGCTTTCGCTCTACAGGGCGACGTTTGATCAATACCTGGGTATCTCCCCTCGTGTTTCTGGTCAG GTGGGTCAAGGAACGCACCGTCAAGGCAGCAGAAAGAAAGCTGATGAAGGTGCTCTGCGGTTGAGAGACATCAAGGAGTCAGCCTCCTACAACCTGCCAACAGTTTCAGATTGTAGACAT TATTCACAGGGACTGCCAAGATCAACTTCAGGCCATTCTAGTCTTGCAAATTTCTTGAGTGCTTCCATTGCTGAATATGTGCCCAGGATTGCATGCAAGCTTTCGGAGGACATTCTAAGATGCATTTCCGCGGTTTACTGCAAACTTGCGAGCAGCCCATCACAGGATGTTGATTCCGAGACTTTGTCAACTCCTTCCTTCTCTTCCGCATCGAGTACCTTTTCTCTAAAGCACCGTGTCGATAGTTGGAGCCCCCGACTCAGCTGCAACGTTGACGCAAGCTCTGACAAATATGGTACATTGAATGATAATAATGACCAGTACAGTGGGATGATAATTTTTCCAAGGATAAATATTGATGCAGACAAGTTCGATTATGCCTCTAAAATGCTTGAAACAATCAG AGCATTGATAAAGCGACTTGAGAAAATCGACCCTACAAAGATGGCACATGAGGAGCAGCTCTGTTTTTGGATCAACATCCACAACGCTTTAGTGATGCAT GCTTTTATGGCTTACGGACTTCAGGACAAACGCATGAAAAGCTCAGACATGATTCTGAAG GCTGCATATGACGTGGGCGGGCATTCAGTAAACTCACAAATTATTCAGAACTCAATTCTTGGATGTCAATCCCATCGTCCATCCCTG TGGGTTCGCACGCTATTTACTCCCACGAAGAAATCAGCATCAGGAAGCTCCACACATCCATATGCTCTGCGTCAGCCAGAGCCGCTTGCTCACTTTAGTCTTTCCACTGGAACATTTTCAGATCCACCT GTAAGGTTGTACAGAGCCAAGAAACTGCATCATCAACTGGATCAAGCCAAGACTGAGTTTATTAGAGCTAATGTCATGGTCAGGAAGCAGATCATCTTTCTTCCCAAAATCCTCCACTACTATGCCAAAGAAGCAACACTGGAGTTGCCTGGTCTGATTGAGATGGTATGCAAGAGCATGCCTGAAGCccagcaaaaagaaataaataaatgtCTTAGGAGGAGAATAGATAAGTGTGTTGAATGGTTGCCCTATAAGTCTTCTTTCAGATACACCGTACACAGGAACTTGGCTGAGTAG
- the LOC123411124 gene encoding transcription termination factor MTERF6, chloroplastic/mitochondrial yields MTGVGGDAKKSLTQWLGDKGFDEEAIGRMSKRCRNLPNLDAGEASGVWDYLLNDVKIEQRKLRYVVTKCPKVLTMSVNEKLIPTVQCLTTLQAKPGEIAQAIIKFPPILFHSVEEKLCPLLAFFQTLSISEKQLAKLLMVNPRLISYSIQAKFSQTVDFLVGLGIDREGMIGKILTKEPYIMGYSIDKRLRPTAEFLKSAVGLQGSYLQRVIMNFPSILSRDVDKTLRPNFVFLQSAGFSKDQIMKLVAGYPPVLIKSIKHCLEPRVKFLVEEMGRDKGEVVDYPQFFHHGLKRSLEYRHKILKRMNSTCSLSEMLDCNQKKFAMKFGLIPVA; encoded by the coding sequence ATGACCGGCGTTGGCGGCGATGCCAAGAAGAGCCTGACGCAGTGGCTCGGGGACAAAGGGTTCGACGAGGAGGCCATCGGGCGCATGTCCAAGCGGTGCAGGAACCTGCCCAACCTCGACGCCGGCGAGGCCTCCGGCGTCTGGGACTACCTCCTCAACGACGTCAAGATCGAGCAGCGCAAGCTGCGGTACGTGGTCACCAAGTGCCCCAAGGTGCTCACCATGTCCGTCAACGAGAAGCTCATCCCCACGGTCCAGTGCCTCACCACGCTGCAGGCCAAGCCCGGGGAGATCGCCCAGGCCATCATCAAGTTCCCGCCCATACTGTTCCACAGCGTGGAGGAGAAGCTCTGCCCTCTCCTCGCCTTCTTCCAGACGCTATCCATCTCCGAGAAGCAGCTCGCCAAGCTGCTCATGGTTAACCCGCGCCTCATCAGCTACAGCATCCAGGCCAAGTTCTCCCAGACGGTTGACTTCCTCGTCGGCCTTGGCATCGACAGGGAGGGCATGATCGGCAAGATCCTGACCAAGGAGCCATACATCATGGGATACAGCATCGACAAACGGCTGCGTCCTACTGCCGAGTTCCTCAAGTCCGCGGTCGGGTTGCAGGGTTCGTATCTCCAGAGGGTCATCATGAATTTCCCTAGTATACTGTCGCGAGATGTCGACAAGACTCTGCGCCCCAATTTCGTGTTCCTGCAGAGCGCTGGATTCAGCAAGGATCAGATCATGAAATTGGTGGCTGGATACCCTCCTGTTCTCATCAAGAGTATCAAGCATTGCTTGGAGCCAAGGGTGAAGTTCCTGGTTGAAGAAATGGGGCGGGACAAGGGCGAGGTGGTAGATTACCCCCAATTCTTTCACCATGGTCTCAAGAGGAGCCTGGAGTACCGCCACAAGATACTCAAGCGGATGAACTCAACGTGCAGTCTCAGTGAGATGCTCGACTGTAATCAGAAGAAGTTTGCCATGAAATTTGGTTTGATCCCAGTAGCTTAG
- the LOC123411125 gene encoding tetraketide alpha-pyrone reductase 1-like, whose protein sequence is MANTSKGKVCVTGASGFVASWLVKRLLESGYHVLGTVRDPGNQKKVAHLWNLAGAKERLELVRADLLEEGSFDDAVMACEGVFHTASPIITNADSKEEMLDSAINGTLNVLRSCKKNPFLKRVVLTSSSSTVRLRDEAEFPPNVLLDETSWSSVEFCESIQIWYAVAKILAEKSAWEFAKENNIDLVAVLPTFVVGPNLSPVLGPTASDVLGLFKGETEKFTIFGRMGYVHIDDVASCHILVYETADAKGRYICNSAVLGSDELVALLAKRFPSFPIPKSLPNIYGEQTYGYNTSKIRKLGLEFRGVEEMFDDSVKSLKAHGYLPA, encoded by the exons ATGGCGAATACTTCCAAGGGCAAGGTGTGTGTCACTGGAGCCTCTGGTTTCGTCGCCTCTTGGCTTGTCAAACGGCTTCTTGAGTCCGGGTATCATGTTCTAGGGACAGTCAGAGACCCAG GCAATCAGAAGAAGGTAGCACACCTCTGGAACTTAGCTGGTGCCAAGGAGAGGCTGGAGCTCGTGAGGGCTGACCTCTTGGAAGAAGGGAGCTTCGACGATGCCGTGATGGCTTGCGAGGGTGTCTTCCACACTGCATCGCCTATCATCACCAATGCTGATTCCAAG GAAGAAATGCTTGATTCGGCGATAAACGGCACCCTGAACGTGCTGAGATCCTGCAAGAAGAATCCATTTCTCAAGAGGGTTGTCctcacgtcgtcgtcgtcgaccgtGAGGCTGAGAGATGAAGCTGAATTCCCCCCCAACGTGCTGCTGGATGAAACATCATGGAGCTCCGTCGAGTTCTGCGAAAGCATCCAG ATATGGTACGCTGTCGCCAAGATCCTCGCTGAGAAATCAGCCTGGGAGTTCGCCAAGGAGAACAACATCGACCTCGTGGCCGTCCTTCCGACGTTCGTCGTCGGCCCTAACCTCTCCCCCGTGTTAGGCCCCACCGCCTCAGATGTCCTTGGCTTGTTTAAAG GGGAGACGGAGAAGTTCACCATCTTCGGGAGGATGGGGTACGTCCACATCGACGACGTCGCGAGCTGCCACATCCTGGTCTACGAAACCGCGGACGCCAAGGGGAGGTACATCTGCAACTCGGCGGTTCTGGGTAGCGACGAGCTGGTCGCCTTGCTCGCGAAACGGTTCCCGTCGTTCCCCATCCCAAAGAG TTTGCCCAACATTTACGGGGAGCAGACGTACGGCTACAACACGTCAAAGATCCGGAAGCTGGGGCTGGAGTTCAGAGGCGTGGAGGAGATGTTCGACGACTCGGTGAAGTCGCTCAAGGCGCATGGCTATCTGCCCGCGTGA
- the LOC123411126 gene encoding rootletin, producing MASQDGGWGDGGDSLFEGMVLFAPADPAAEEAPEPPKPPTPPADAASASDAESSAASQPLDEDLFSDLTLLAPPQPPLDQDQDQHQHPQPQAQDQNHRPASPVSPAPAAAALSRQPSSSSQLRKKKRAVRIGYGRSPQTAPALPPTAPIATTTAPAAAAATATVIRTASSSSSLSDASAYDAAPPIPVQYLDRLGNRGEEDAAVVDPDANSLDAVSVNSLDSKQEGKEEDGDKNVGGAGVAVVGIEERLALLRSQVSSKLDSVQQRAAAVAAKRRQLAGRQRKVAEDVGSAASKHKDLERELEEACEAEDFERAERISDSLAALEKDKDRLLTALRDAELDYDSVDLELQDVLESRIAVEEEAAALLEQFAKDATEHANFVSKQAEEMSSKEIEGWQTSMELLQISKLEMEVETELVLAARSGLEGSVEHLIKEDKREKDMLSKKGDTLTVELAELLELVRLKEAEIAENNAQIQEVQERISAVVSRFHGSQSDIDIKINSLQESQAKIDQDTEALVLKKNEIDNCISSAEQKDSDLREIINACSSEAKACQQSVEIRRKLASSILKSRQDRIGLLKMEEEISQDIQMLRQQTTDARTSLQEISSKRAGIQQEIATCKQKLSFIDKRGPELEAEKKVAAAARNFKEAGRIAAEAKALNSEKEELRAKLEKAGTDLEAIEKDIAATTDKIQECEGLIVLKEQESAMASYKRLRLDSSAARAELTAATETDDSEELEILRKEAEAAESKALELKTLYNLQPDSDEYIFQPVVPIAFITNSTWQHLAEMASSFGLSLDS from the exons ATGGCGTCGCAGGACGGCGGgtggggcgacggcggcgactCGCTCTTCGAGGGCATGGTCCTCTTCGCCCCCGCCGACCCCGCGGCCGAGGAGGCGCCCGAACCCCCCAAGCCGCCCACCCCTCCCGCCGATGCCGCATCCGCCTCCGACGCCGAGTCCAGCGCCGCCTCACAGCCTCTGGACGAGGACCTCTTCTCCGATCTCACCCTGCTCGCCCCTCCTCAGCCTCCACTAGACCAGGACCAGGACCAGCACCAGCACCCCCAACCCCAAGCCCAAGATCAGAACCACCGCCCCGCCTCGCCGGTCTCGCCtgcccccgccgccgctgccctcTCGCGccagccgtcctcctcgtcgcagctccggaagaagaagagggccgTGCGCATCGGGTACGGCCGCTCGCCTCAAACCGCCCCCGCTCTGCCGCCTACCGCGCCAatcgccaccaccaccgcccctgcCGCCGCTGCGGCTACGGCTACTGTTATTCGTACtgccagtagtagtagtagcctcTCCGATGCTTCTGCATATGACGCTGCTCCCCCTATCCCCGTCCAGTACCTTGACCGGCTAGGTAATCGCGGTGAGGAAGATGCAGCTGTGGTGGATCCGGATGCCAATTCTCTGGATGCAGTCAGTGTCAATTCTTTGGATTCGAAACAGGAGGGGAAAGAAGAAGATGGTGACAAGAATGTTGGAGGGGCTGGAGTTGCAGTAGTGGGGATCGAGGAGAGGCTGGCTCTTCTTAGATCTCAAGTATCTAGCAAGCTTGATTCAGTCCAGCAGAGAGCCGCTGCTGTCGCAGCCAAGAGGAGGCAGCTGGCGGGTAGGCAGAGGAAGGTTGCGGAGGACGTCGGTTCGGCGGCATCCAAGCACAAGGATTTggagagggagctggaggaggcgTGCGAGGCCGAGGACTTTGAGAGGGCCGAGAGGATCAGCGACTCCCTTGCGGCTCTGGAGAAGGACAAAGATCGGTTGTTGACTGCGCTGCGTGATGCGGAGCTTGATTATGATTCCGTGGATTTGGAGTTGCAGGATGTGCTCGAGTCCCGCATAGCCGTGGAGGAGGAAGCCGCTGCCCTTCTGGAGCAATTTGCAAAG GATGCCACGGAGCATGCTAATTTCGTAAGCAAACAAGCAGAAGAGATGTCCTCGAAAGAAATAGAAGGGTGGCAAACATCAATGGAGTTACTACAAATAAGTAAGTTAGAGATGGAGGTTGAAACAGAATTGGTTTTAGCAGCACGGTCAGGGTTAGAAGGTTCAGTAGAGCATTTGATTAAagaggataagagagaaaaggacaTGCTAAGTAAGAAGGGAGATACCCTCACAGTGGAATTAGCTGAGCTGCTGGAGTTGGTGAGATTAAAAGAAGCAGAGATAGCTGAAAACAATGCTCAGATCCAGGAGGTTCAAGAAAGGATTAGTGCGGTGGTCTCCAGATTTCATGGCTCCCAGTCAGATATTGACATCAAGATCAATTCCTTGCAGGAATCCCAAGCTAAAATTGATCAAGATACCGAGGCACTTGTCTTAAAGAAGAATGAAATCGACAACTGCATCTCTTCAGCAGAGCAGAAAGACTCAGACTTACGGGAAATCATCAATGCTTGTTCTTCTGAAGCAAAAGCTTGCCAACAATCAGTTGAAATCAGAAGGAAGCTTGCATCATCAATCTTGAAGTCAAGGCAGGATAGAATTGGGTTATTGAAAATGGAGGAGGAAATTTCGCAAGACATCCAAATGCTCAGGCAACAAACAACTGATGCTAGAACTAGTCTTCAG GAGATATCTTCAAAGAGAGCAGGCATACAGCAGGAGATAGCTACATGTAAGCAGAAGCTGAGCTTTATTGACAAAAGAGGCCCTGAACTAGAGGCTGAAAAGAAGGTTGCTGCTGCTGCAAGGAACTTTAAGGAAGCAGGGAGAATAGCTGCAGAGGCAAAAGCACTGAATTCTGAGAAGGAAGAACTGCGTGCTAAATTGGAGAAAGCTGGTACTGATCTGGAGGCTATAGAAAAGGATATCGCAGCAACCACTGACAAGATACAGGAGTGCGAAGGGCTTATTGTGCTCAAAGAACAAGAGTCAGCCATGGCAAGTTACAAAAGGCTCCGGCTGGACTCCTCTGCTGCTAGAGCAGAATTGACTGCTGCAACTGAAACAGATGACAGTGAAGAACTGGAGATATTACGCAAAGAAGCTGAAGCCGCGGAATCTAAAGCGCTGGAACTCAAAACATTGTATAACCTCCAACCGGATAGTGACGAGTATATATTTCAGCCTGTAGTTCCTATAGCATTCATAACGAATTCAACATGGCAGCACTTGGCTGAGATGGCATCTTCTTTTGGCCTGTCCCTTGATTCATGA